Part of the Streptomyces europaeiscabiei genome is shown below.
ACTGGTATCGGTGGGCGGCACTCTGCAGCGGTTCCAGGCACTGCCGACAGGCGCTGTGGACGGGACCACTCTCCATCCACCCTTCGACGCCCTTGCCGCGGAGAAGGGATACCCGCGTCTCGGCGGCCACCTTCAGGTAGCACCCGACATCCTCACCGGTGTGGTGGTGGTGCCGCGCACTGCCGCCACCACGCGGCACATCCGTGCCTACCTCGACGTCTGCCGCGTGAGCACGGCAGAGCTACTGACCTCCGGGGCGTCGGGCGTAGAAGCGGCTCTGGTGCGACACGGCCTGCCGAAGTCCGCCGCCCAGGCTGCGGCACCCGGCCTCCTCGGGCCCGCAGGGCTGTCCACCTCACCCGACGTGACTCTGCGTGGTATCGAGGCCGTGGCCGACCTACGCCGCCGCTTCACTCCGGCCTGGCAGCCCTCCTGCCCGCTCCAGTCGCTGATCGGCCCCGGAACGGAGCGCTGAGCTTCCCGACGGCACGGCGACCATGTTCCGGTAGTGGATACAGTGCAACCCCGCTCCTGCGGCAGTCGTGGAGGGAAAACCGGCGGGACTGCTCCCTGCCGGTTTCCGCGTATCGCAGCTGCATACACCTGGGTAGACTCCAGGTATGAGCAGGAGGAGGGGCGAGACCCCTGAGGAACCACGGTCGGCGGACAACGGAAGTAAAGCGTCGCAGATCCCGTTCGAGACGACGGGCGGGACACCCGGGCCTACCGCGGGCGGACGCCGACTCGCCCTTGACATCCACGGACGCCTGCGGGGGATGATCCTCAGCGGTGAACTGGTGCCGGGGTCTGCGCTGCTCCAGGCCGAGATGGCACGGAAGCTGGGTGTCAGCCGCACGCCGATGCGCGAGGCGTTCCGGCTCCTCCAGGAAGAAGGGCTCATCGACGCCCAGCCCGACCAACGGGCGAGGGTACGGGCAGTTGACCCCGAGGACCTCGACGGCGTCTATGGCGCCCGCATCATGCTCGAAGCGCTCGCAGTGAGCGTGACGGCCAAGTCGCTTACGCCCGAAGACCTGCAGCGCATGGGCGAAGCACTGAAGCGCATGCAGGAACTGGCGGGCGACGACCTGCCGGACGAGTGGCATGCGGCGCACAGGGAATTCCATCGCATTCCGACGCAGGCTGTGGGACCGCATCTGCAGCGAATGCTTGCGTCGCTCGGCGAGCACAGCGAGCGATACATTCGGCTGGCCCAACTGGGCGTACCCAGCTCATGGGCACGGGCGCACGCAGAGCACGAAGCACTGCTGGAGGCGCTGCGACTGAGCGACCAGGACGAAGCGGTACGCGTGATGGCTCGCCATCTCGCGCGCACCGCCTTGAACGTGCTGGCGGACGTCGCCCCGGAGTACGAACCCGCGGCCACGCGCACTGCGCTGGGGATCGCGGGCAACGGGCAGTCCTGACGTCAGGACTGCCCGGCGGGCGGGCGGTGGTTGTAGCCGACGGCACGTTCCGGTGACCTGCTTCTTGAACCGACCCGCCCGGGAAGGACTCACAGATACGTCCGTCGGCGGGGACACGGAGGGAGAGGCGGCGCGTTGCCGTAGCGGTGCTCAGAAGCCTCATCGCCGCCGTGGGAAACGCTCGACCGGAGCCCGACGCCAGCTGAGCCAGGCTGCCGTGACCCCGGTCGACCTCACCCGGCCCCGCCTTTTGGGGGTGACGACACCGCATCGTCACCCGGCAGCCCCGTCGGACCGACCGGGGCCGGCCTTTACGCGTCCCAGTCCCCGGGGCCCAGAGTGAGTGCGACCCGCCCGAGGTTGCTGTCGTCCTCCATGTAGCGGTGGGCGTCGGCGGCCCGGGCGATGGGGAAGGTGCGGTCGACGACAGCGCGGAAGCCGCGCTCGACCTCGGTCCACAGCGCGTCGACCGCGGCGGCGTTGCCGGTGCGTACGCCGATGATGCGATGGCAGTCGGAATAGAGGCGCCGCAGATCGACCTGGACTCTGCCGCCGAGGAACGCACCGGAGGTGACCACGGTGCCGCCGCGGGCCAGCGTGTCGAGGGTGGCGTCCCAGATCGCCGGGTCACCGAGGTTGTCGACGGCGATGTCCACGCCGTAACCGCCGGTGGCCTCGCGCACGCGGTCGACAAGGTCGGGGGCGGTGGTGTCGAGTACGACCTCGGCGCCGACCGCTGTCAGGGCCTTGCGCTTTTCCGCCGAGCGGGAGGTGGCGATGATCCTCGCGCCGAGGTGTTGGGCGTAGGCGGCGGTGGTGGAGCCGAGGGCGGAGGCGGCGCCCTGGACCAGTACCCACTGACCGGGGCGCAGCCCCGCCTGGGCCAGCTGGTTGGCGGCCACCGCGCCGACGAGCGCCAGGGACGCCGCCATCGCGGCGGGAATGCCGTGCGGTACCCGGTGAACGTTGCGCGCGGGCACCGCACAGTACTCGGCGTACGCACCGGGGCGATGGGTGCCTATCACGCCCAGGTCGGGACAGACTTCCTCGCGGCCCTCCAGACAGAAGGCACAGCTGCCGCAGACGACTGCGGGAAACACGGCCACGCGGTCCCCGACCCGGACGGAGTCCACACCCTCTCCCAGCGCGGCGACGACGCCCGCATGGTCGGCGCCCAGCACGTGGGGTGGCTCGATCTTGGCGTAGGGGTGGTTGCCCGCGCGGGCCGTGAGGTCGAGCAGCCGGCCGATGCCGACCGCGGCGACCTGGACGAGGACCTCGCCCGGACCGGGCCGGGGCGTCGCGATCATGGCCTGTTCCAGCACGTCGGGTGGTCCGAATCTATGGAACACCATGGCCCGCATTGCCTCGGGCACGGGCAGCAGGTCCGGCCAGCCCAGTTCAGCAGCCGTACTGTTCATGACGCCACCACCGTGTTCTCCAGGCGACCGATCCGCTCGATCTCGACGACGACCTCGTCCCCGGCGGTCAGGAACTCCCCGCGCGGCGCTCCGACGCCGGCCGGTGTGCCGGTGAGGATGACATCGCCGGGCTCGAGCCGGGTGAGGCGGCTGGCCGCCGCGACCACTTCGGCTGTCGGGACCATCATCTGCGCCGTCGAGGAGTCCTGCTTCACCACACCGTTGACACTCAACCGGATCCGCAGGTTCTGCGGGTCGGGGATCTGCCAGGCGGGCACGATTCCCGGGCCGAGCGGGCAGAAGCCGTCCTGTCCCTTGTGGCCGACCCAGTCGTAGGTGAAGGGTTTGCCGACCGGCTTGGGGGCGGTGAGCCGGTCTCTGGCCGAGATGTCGTTCGCTGCCAGGTAGCCGGCCACGTGATCGAGGGCCTGATCGGGCGAGAGGTTGCGGCCGGCGCGGCCGATGACGACGGCGAGTTCCGCCTCCCAGTCGACGCGGGCGCCCGGGTAGGACGGCAGCGGCACAGGGTCTCCCGGTCCGGTCACGGTCGTCGTGGGCGGCTTGAGGAAGAAGAACGGATCACCAAGTTCGTCGGGAGGCTCGACGCCCATCTCGGCGCAGTGGTCCCAGTAGTTGGCGCCTGCGCAGAGCACCTTGCCCGGGTACGTGAGCGGGGGAGCTACCCGGGCCTCGGCGATGACGTCCGAGGGCGTCGGCACCCATTCCTGTAGGAGCGGGGCGAGTGAGTCCCATCGGCCCAGCACCTCCATCAGTGACAGGCCTTCCGTGCCGGGTGGCCCCTGGACGATGCTCCCCCGGACGCTCACACCGACGGCGAGCTTCTCCGAGTCGTCGACCCGGTACTGCACCAGTGACCATTCAGAAAATTTCATGGATTCCTCCGACATGCGGCTCTCTGAGGCAACAGAACCATAGTGCATACACATTGCCCACGGTAAGGGGTGCTGCGTGCCGTGTCGAGGTGGAAGCGAGGGGTAAACGCATGATCGATGGGCGAGAGAGCGTAAAATGTCCCCTCCGAGGCTAGACGCACCGCCTGAAGAGTGTGCACACTTAAAGGAGGTGTGGTGCGTGAGTGACGCGGATCCACCGGAACCATGAGGAGTACAGAATGTTGCGTGTCAAAGGCCTCCTGCACTACGGACTCCAAGTGCCCTCGCTGGATACGGGCGCGAGCTTCTACGACGCGTTCGGACTGGAGACGGCGGAGCGTGGCAACGCGGTCGTGATCCGTTGCGACGGTCGGGAGCAGGACCAGGCGGTGCTGATGGAGGGGCCGGCCAAGCGGCTCCATCACGTGGCCTTCGCGGTCGAACCGGACTCTCTGCCGGAGTGGCAGCGCCACATCGAGGGCATGGGGCTGAAGCTGCTGGACGCGCCAGCCGAGGTGCCCGGCGGCCTGTGGCTGCGGGATCACGAGGGAAACCTGATCAACCTCCGTGACGAGGGGATCGCTTTCTGGCGCGAGTTCGGCACCACGGACGCGCAGGACGCCAATGTCGGAGACCGTGTCCGGCGGGTCGATCAGGCTCGCTGGCTGAACGCGAGAGAGAAGGCCCGCCCCCAGCGTCTGGGACACATGCTGATCTTCAGTACCGATGTGGGTGCCTCCGAGGCCTTCTATACCCGCACGCTCGGGCTGCGCCTGTCGGACCGCATCATCAACGGGCCGGTTTTCATGAATTCGGGACCCGGTGACCACCATGTCTTCGGCTTCGTCCCGGCGGCACACCCTGGCCTGCACCACTCCAGCTGGATGGTGTCGGACATCGACCAGATCGCCCGGGGCGCGCAGAACATGGCCTCCGTGGGCTACGCGAAGGGCTGGGGCCTGGGCCGCCACACTCTCGGCTCGAACCTGTTCCACTACATCCAGGACCCCTGGGGCAGCTGGATCGAGTACTCCAGTGACATGGACTGCATCACCGAGAACTGGCAGCCGAACGACTGGGACTGCCCGGCAGCCATCTGGAGTCCGGAGGTGCCGGCCGACTTCATCACCAACCAGGAGGAGAAGCCTGCCTGATCGTTGCCACGATGCCCGTGCCGCCGACTTCTCCCCTCACGGGGGCGACGTTTGGACGGCGTGGGGCGTTCGCCGGTTCGCGCCGGGACGGCCATCTGGGTCGGTTGGTGGTCCCGTCGGCGAGCAGCGCGGTTGGGCCCGGGCCCGTAGGCCTTGTGACGGTCCTGCTCCGCGAAGCCACGGAAGACGAGCATCGCTAGGTGCAGAGTAACCACGACATAGGATCACCCGCCTCAAACTGTGCACACATAGGCGGGCATGGTCTTAGTTGAGCCCCGGAGGTTCACGGTGAATGGTGAAGTGAGTGAAGCAGGTCGGCGGAAGTTGCTCGATAAACTGTATGCAGATTTTGCAGAGGCCGGTCTGACACCGCTGTGGACACAAGTCAGTGACCTCATGCCGATGTCTCCACAGCCGACCGCAGTCCCGCACCTGTGGCGGTGGGCGGAACTGCTCCCCATAGCTGAGCGGTCCGGACGGCTGGTGCCGGTAGGGCGCGGCGGTGAGCGCCGAGCGATGGCGCTGTCGAACCCGGGCCTGAAAGGGCTGCCGTACGCGACCCCGACCCTGTGGACCGCGATCCAGTACCTGGGGCCGCGGGAGTCGCCCCCTCGCACCGGCACAGTCAGGGCGCCTTCCGGTTTGTCGTCGACGGTGAGGGTGTGTGGACGAACGTCGACGGGGATGCGGTGGCCATGCGTCGCGGCGACCTGCTGCTGACTCCCAGCTGGGCCTTCCACGAGCACCAGAACGTCACCGACGAACCGATGACCTGGATCGACGGCCTCGACGTCCCGCTCGTGTCCCAACTGGACGCCGGACTCTTCGAGTTCGGGCCCGATGAGCTCTCCACCCGTGCCACGCCGAAGCATTCGCGCGGCGAGCGGCTCTGGGGGCACCCGGGCCTGCGTCCGATCAGCCTGCCCGACCGGCCGAACTCTCCCCTGGCCGCGTACCGATGGGAGCACACGGACGCGGCGCTCACCGCCCAGCTGGAGCTCGAGTCCGAAGGATCCGTCGGGGTGATCGAGCCGGGACACGCCGGCGTGCGCTTCTCCAACCCCTCCACCGGTAAGGACGCCCTGGTCACTATGCGCACCGAGATGCGCCGACTGCGCCAAGGAACGCGCACCATCCCCGTGCGGTCGGTTGGCTCGGCCGTGTGGCAGGTCTTCGACGGCGACGCAGTCGCGACAGTCGGCGACAAGGCCTTCGACATCACCAAGGGCGACCTGTTCGTGGTCCCGTCCTGGTGCGAGGTCACGCTCACCGCATGCACACAGATCGACCTGTTCCGTTTCAGCGACGAGCCCGTGTACGAGGCGCTGGGTCTCGCGCGTACCCACCGAGGAGAGAACAAGTGAAGCTCGCCACCATCCGGGTCAACGGCATCACCCGTGCCGTGCGCATCGACGAGGACAAGGCGGTGGACCTCGGTGAGAGCGACCTGGTCGCCTTCCTGCGTCACCCCGACTGGTCCGCGCGGGCCGAGGCCGCCGACGGCGAACGATACGAAGGCGCCCTGGACTACGCCCCTGTGATCGTCGCTCCGGAAAAGGTCGTGTGTGTCGGCCTCAACTACCGTAATCACATCCTGGAGATGGGCCGGGACCTGCCCCGACACCCCACCCTCTTCTCCAAGTACGCGCGGGCGCTGGTCGGCGCGTACGACGACGTGGTCCTGCCCGCCTCGTCCACGCAGATGGACTGGGAAGGCGAACTGGCCGTCGTCATCGGCGCGGAGGTCCGGCACGCGGGCCCCGAGCAGGCGCGCGCGGCGATCGCGGGATACACAGTGCTCAACGACGTCACCGCCCGGGACTGGCAGTTCCGTACCGCCCAATGGCACCAGGGCAAGACCTTTGAGGCGACGACGCCCATCGGACCGTGGCTGGTCACCGCCGACGATCCCGCGGTGGCCGCGGGGAACCTGGAGCTGGCGTGTGAGGTCGACGGCGACACGGTCCAGAAGGCCGACACCGCTGATCTCGTCTTCGACCCGGTCACGCTTGTGTCGTACCTGTCCGAGATCGTGACGCTCGTTCCGGGTGACGTGATAGCCACCGGCACGCCGGGTGGAGTGGGCCATGCGCGTCAGCCCGCCCGCTACCTGGAGGACGGTTCGCTGCTCGTCACTCGGATCGAAGGGCTCGGCGAGTGCCGCAACATCTGTCGCAGGGAGGCACGGTGAGCGGGCCACCCCACGCGATGCTGGACTGGGTGGGCAAGGGGACGGCCGCCTTCGAGGCCGCCACGCACTGGGCGACGGATGCGAGCCTCACCAGGCCCTCGCACCTGCCGGGCTGGAGCCGAGCCCACGTCGTCGCGCACGTGGCCCGCAACGCCCACGCGCTCGTTAACCTGCTCACATGGGCTCGTACAGGTGTCGAGACCCCGATGTACGCCGATGACGACCAGCGCATGAACGAGATCGAGGCGAACGCCCGCCGCCCGGCCGACGAACTGCGCGCCGCGCTCCTCGCGGCCGACGGACGACTGCGCGAGACACTCACCACTCTGCCCGACGAGTGCTGGAGTGCGACCGTCCGGACAGCACGGGGGAGGGCGGTGTCGGCCGCGGAGGTGCCCTGGATGCGGGTGCGGGAGGTGTGGGTGCACGCCGTCGATCTGAACACGGGGACGAGCTTCGACGACGTCCCCCGCGAGGTGTGTGCGGGTCTTGTCGACGATGTTGCCGCCGCGTTCCGGGCACGCAGCAATTTTCCGCTCGTTGAGCTGCGAGCCGATGACGGCGGTCGGACCTGGCTTCTTGGAGAGCCCGGTGCTGCGGATCCGGTCGTGGTGAGCGGAGACATCCCCAGCCTGGCCGCTTACGCGACCGGACGCCCTGTGCCAGGACCTCTGTACGTCGTCGGCGGATCGGTGCCCATTCTGCCCCCGTGGCTGTGAAAGCGGAGGAATCACGACGAAGTCGCCGATCGGGTTGTGGATGTCGAAGCGGCCCGCCTCGATGGCTTCGCAGCGCACCGAGGACACTGGCCGCTCGGACTCCCAGCCGCAGTATGGTTCGGCTTCAGCCCGCGGTGATACGGGAGTTGACGCGCCGCATCCAGTCCCCGTCGGTGTGCCACATGGGGTGGTGCGGAGCGGCGTTGGAGGTCAGGACGACGCCCTGGAAGCCGGCCGCGAGACAGCGATCGACGACGAACTCCGCGATGTCCTTGCCGACTGCGTCCTCCTCGAAGCGCGTCAGCAGCGGGGTGTAGCCCACGACGCCTTCACCGAGAACGGCGGGAATCCCGCGCAGGCGGGCGAACTCGGCGACGGAGTCGGCCCACCCGGCCAGCGTGTCCCGCATGGCCTGGCGGTGCGCCGCGTAGTTCTCGTAGAGCCACAGGTCCCAGCGGTCGGGGTCCACCCAGTCGTGCGCGTAGAACAGTTCGCGAGGGATCCCGGTGGCCGCCAGCCGCCAGGGTTCGTCCGGCTGGTAGTCGGCGAAGGCGGGCGCGTCGGGGCGCAGCATGGCGGCCAGTTCGGGGGTCGGCCAGGCGGCCGTCTCGGGCGCCGCCTCGGTTCCGTGGCCGAGTCCGACCGCCTCGTACAGCGCGCCCAGCACGCCGTAGACGTAGAAGTGGAAGTGCGCGATCTGCGCCTGCTCGGGCAGGTCGTTGAGTTCGCCGGGCCAGGGCTCACCCAGTGAGTAGGTCACGGGGATGGCGGGGTGGCGTGCCTGCAGCAGCTTCACGGCGCGTTCGAGGGGGCCACGCAGCCGGGCGTAGTGGCCGGGGGTGCCGTCCGCGGGTACCAGGTCGCAGTTGTCGACCTCGTTGTGCACTTCGACGTAGGCGACCTGGTCGGCCAGCCCGCGCTCGGTGAGAAAGTCGAGGAGTCCGGCGAGCCCTTCGGCCACCGCCTCGGCCCGGTCCGGGCCCGGGACTTCGTCCAGGGCGCGATGCCAGGTGTCGGTGTCGGCGAAGCTGGGGGACTGCTGGTACTCCCAGGAGGACACGATCACTTTGCAGTCGTGCCGGGCCGCTGCCTCGAAGAGCTCGACGAGACGCCGTCGGCCGTCCAGCGGGTAGCCGCCGCGGACGTCGTACCAGCGGGTGCGCTGTCCGAACTCCTCGCCGAGGCCGCGGACCTGGATGGAGTCCGGGGCGTGGACGCGTCCGGAGAACAGCAGGAAGGGCATGGCGCAGATGCGCACGGTGTTGAAGCCGCGCTCCACCGTCTCGGCGAAGGCGCGGTCGATGTCGGCGAACGGCTCGCCGGGTCCTGCCTGTGTGTACCAGCTGAAGTCCCACAGGGTGATGGCGAGTCGGCCCGTGGTCTCGCCCGGGGTGGGCTGCTGCTGTGCGCTCATGAGGTCACCCGTCGTTCGTGTGCGGTGGGACGCCGTCGGCGGCTCGGCGGCACCACGCTAACTCAATACATTATTTATGAATAATCCTTGACGAGGGTAACCGGGTTGTCCAGGCTGTGGGGCGGACGAACACGTATGCGCATCGAGGAGCCGCCCGCCATGACCCCATCCATCCACCCGTCCCGTCGCACCGTCGTCACGGCACTCGGCGCCGCCGCAGCCGTCGCTCTGCCGGCCTGGCCGCAGACGGCGCGAGCGGCGGACGGCCCGGCCGTGGCCGCGGCGAACGGCCCGGTGCTCGACACCCACCCGGCCACCGAGCCCTCCGGCACCCACGTGCGTGACGTCGGCGGCACCAATGTCGTCTTCCAGTACGGCACGGTGCTCCCCGCCTTCGACGGCTGGCGCACCCATGAGCCCACCCGCGACTACGTGTCCCTGGACAGGCGCTGGCGTTTCCGCTTCGACCCCGCCGGCCAGGGGACCGACGAAGGGTGGCAGTCCCGGCACCATGACGACCGGACGTGGGACCGCATCGAAGTGCCCGCCGCCTGGGACCTTCTGAACACTCCCGGGTTCGGCTCGGAGACCGCCCCCTTCGCCAAGGGCACCGCGTTCACCGACGGCTATGCCTGGTACCGCACCACCGTCGACGTACCCGCGTCCTGGCGTGCCCGGCACGTCCGTATCGCCTTCCTGGCCGCCGGCTACAGCGCCGAGGTCTGGCTCGACGGTGTGCATCTCGGCAAGCACGAGGGCGCCAACTCGCCCTTCGCGCTTCCGGTGGCGGGGGCGCTCCGGCCGGGCACCCGTCAGACGATCGCCGTGCGGGTCTTCCGCCGGGCGAGCTACACCGACTACACGGCCTCGCCTCCGCAGCCGGTGACCGATGACCACGAGATCCCCTACAAGCCGGTCGACTACTGGCCCTACGCGGGGCTGACCCGGTCGGCCTGGATCGAGGCGGTGCCGCAGGTCACCGTCGCCAAACTGCTCGTGGCCGCCGCGGACGGGCGCCTCGAGGCACGTGCGGTCGTCGAGAACCACGGCACGTCCGACTTCGACGGCTGGCTCACCCTGGATCCCGGCCGGAAGAGCGGAGGCCGGCCCGCCGTGGTCCCCGCCCGGATCGCGGCCCGATCGGCGGGCGTCGTACGCCTTTCGGTGCCCGTGCCCCGCGCCCCGCGATGGAGCCCTGCCGCACCGCACACGCTCACCGCCCGCGCCACCCTGACCGCCGGCAGGCCGTCAGGCCCACGGGTGGACACGCTGTCCACTCGCTACGGAGTACGCGAACTGACCGTGGCCGAAGCCCAGTTGCGGTTGAACGGCGAGCCCCTCTTCCTGAAGGGGCTCAACTGGCACGAGGAGACGGCCGCGCACGGCAGAGCGATGAAGCCCGCCGAGTACGACCAGGAACTGGGCCACTTCAAGATCCTGGGCGCCAACTTCATCCGTAACTGCGTCTACAACCGCCACCCCTACGTCTACGACTGGGCGGACGCGCACGGCGTACTGGTGATGGACGACATCGACACCATGTGGCTCAACACCGCCCAGGAGAAGCTCCAGACCGAGCGCTACGGCCTCGCCCGGGCCCTCGCCCTGACCATGGCGTGGAACCAGCACAACCACCCTTCGGTGATCCTCTGGGGCCTGCAGAACGAGTCGGAGATCGACGCCGCCGGCGCCCCGGTCTACCGGGCCTGGCTCGCCGACCTGAAGGCGGCCGTGAAGGCGGTCGACCTCACCGCCCGTCCCGTCACCTGGGCCTCTAACACCAGCAACGACCCCGCCTTCGACCTCGCCGACGTGATCGGGTTCAACGAGTACTTCGGCTACTTCTACGGCAAGGACGCCGACCTCGGCCCCACGCTCGACGCGGTGCACGCGAAGTACCCCGACAAGCCGATCCTGATCACCGAGAACGGCACCTGGTCCGTCGCCGGCACCCACGGCCCCGACACCACCCAGGGCACGGAGGAGTGGCAGGCGGCGAGCTTCAGCGCGCACTGGGCACAAGTGACCGCGCGTAGCGCGTTCGTCGCCGGGTTCACCTACTGGGTGCTCAAGGACTACAAGCAGCGGGCCGGGTACAACCAGGACTACAACGGGATCTCCGTGATGGGCCTGCTGACGTTCGCGGAGGAGCGGCCCAAGCTGGTCTACGACGCCT
Proteins encoded:
- a CDS encoding maleylpyruvate isomerase family mycothiol-dependent enzyme, which codes for MSGPPHAMLDWVGKGTAAFEAATHWATDASLTRPSHLPGWSRAHVVAHVARNAHALVNLLTWARTGVETPMYADDDQRMNEIEANARRPADELRAALLAADGRLRETLTTLPDECWSATVRTARGRAVSAAEVPWMRVREVWVHAVDLNTGTSFDDVPREVCAGLVDDVAAAFRARSNFPLVELRADDGGRTWLLGEPGAADPVVVSGDIPSLAAYATGRPVPGPLYVVGGSVPILPPWL
- a CDS encoding cupin domain-containing protein, with protein sequence MDRDPVPGAAGVAPSHRHSQGAFRFVVDGEGVWTNVDGDAVAMRRGDLLLTPSWAFHEHQNVTDEPMTWIDGLDVPLVSQLDAGLFEFGPDELSTRATPKHSRGERLWGHPGLRPISLPDRPNSPLAAYRWEHTDAALTAQLELESEGSVGVIEPGHAGVRFSNPSTGKDALVTMRTEMRRLRQGTRTIPVRSVGSAVWQVFDGDAVATVGDKAFDITKGDLFVVPSWCEVTLTACTQIDLFRFSDEPVYEALGLARTHRGENK
- a CDS encoding alcohol dehydrogenase catalytic domain-containing protein, giving the protein MNSTAAELGWPDLLPVPEAMRAMVFHRFGPPDVLEQAMIATPRPGPGEVLVQVAAVGIGRLLDLTARAGNHPYAKIEPPHVLGADHAGVVAALGEGVDSVRVGDRVAVFPAVVCGSCAFCLEGREEVCPDLGVIGTHRPGAYAEYCAVPARNVHRVPHGIPAAMAASLALVGAVAANQLAQAGLRPGQWVLVQGAASALGSTTAAYAQHLGARIIATSRSAEKRKALTAVGAEVVLDTTAPDLVDRVREATGGYGVDIAVDNLGDPAIWDATLDTLARGGTVVTSGAFLGGRVQVDLRRLYSDCHRIIGVRTGNAAAVDALWTEVERGFRAVVDRTFPIARAADAHRYMEDDSNLGRVALTLGPGDWDA
- a CDS encoding fumarylacetoacetate hydrolase family protein, whose product is MKLATIRVNGITRAVRIDEDKAVDLGESDLVAFLRHPDWSARAEAADGERYEGALDYAPVIVAPEKVVCVGLNYRNHILEMGRDLPRHPTLFSKYARALVGAYDDVVLPASSTQMDWEGELAVVIGAEVRHAGPEQARAAIAGYTVLNDVTARDWQFRTAQWHQGKTFEATTPIGPWLVTADDPAVAAGNLELACEVDGDTVQKADTADLVFDPVTLVSYLSEIVTLVPGDVIATGTPGGVGHARQPARYLEDGSLLVTRIEGLGECRNICRREAR
- a CDS encoding VOC family protein, translating into MLRVKGLLHYGLQVPSLDTGASFYDAFGLETAERGNAVVIRCDGREQDQAVLMEGPAKRLHHVAFAVEPDSLPEWQRHIEGMGLKLLDAPAEVPGGLWLRDHEGNLINLRDEGIAFWREFGTTDAQDANVGDRVRRVDQARWLNAREKARPQRLGHMLIFSTDVGASEAFYTRTLGLRLSDRIINGPVFMNSGPGDHHVFGFVPAAHPGLHHSSWMVSDIDQIARGAQNMASVGYAKGWGLGRHTLGSNLFHYIQDPWGSWIEYSSDMDCITENWQPNDWDCPAAIWSPEVPADFITNQEEKPA
- a CDS encoding glycoside hydrolase family 2 protein, translating into MTPSIHPSRRTVVTALGAAAAVALPAWPQTARAADGPAVAAANGPVLDTHPATEPSGTHVRDVGGTNVVFQYGTVLPAFDGWRTHEPTRDYVSLDRRWRFRFDPAGQGTDEGWQSRHHDDRTWDRIEVPAAWDLLNTPGFGSETAPFAKGTAFTDGYAWYRTTVDVPASWRARHVRIAFLAAGYSAEVWLDGVHLGKHEGANSPFALPVAGALRPGTRQTIAVRVFRRASYTDYTASPPQPVTDDHEIPYKPVDYWPYAGLTRSAWIEAVPQVTVAKLLVAAADGRLEARAVVENHGTSDFDGWLTLDPGRKSGGRPAVVPARIAARSAGVVRLSVPVPRAPRWSPAAPHTLTARATLTAGRPSGPRVDTLSTRYGVRELTVAEAQLRLNGEPLFLKGLNWHEETAAHGRAMKPAEYDQELGHFKILGANFIRNCVYNRHPYVYDWADAHGVLVMDDIDTMWLNTAQEKLQTERYGLARALALTMAWNQHNHPSVILWGLQNESEIDAAGAPVYRAWLADLKAAVKAVDLTARPVTWASNTSNDPAFDLADVIGFNEYFGYFYGKDADLGPTLDAVHAKYPDKPILITENGTWSVAGTHGPDTTQGTEEWQAASFSAHWAQVTARSAFVAGFTYWVLKDYKQRAGYNQDYNGISVMGLLTFAEERPKLVYDAFRKAAVPGAE
- a CDS encoding ABC transporter substrate-binding protein; translated protein: MEHSEDFVARRLTVGIFPGAGAVHLYHALDSGYFRKAGLEVDLVQVVFSDQQMAGWNDGDYDIMHTSPDHLLRGLLKRDPVAVQAEGMGELAVHRRPGAPLPTDRWAVDNARSAFAFVLRAVLADAVGTPVTDGQLVSVGGTLQRFQALPTGAVDGTTLHPPFDALAAEKGYPRLGGHLQVAPDILTGVVVVPRTAATTRHIRAYLDVCRVSTAELLTSGASGVEAALVRHGLPKSAAQAAAPGLLGPAGLSTSPDVTLRGIEAVADLRRRFTPAWQPSCPLQSLIGPGTER
- a CDS encoding GntR family transcriptional regulator, which codes for MSRRRGETPEEPRSADNGSKASQIPFETTGGTPGPTAGGRRLALDIHGRLRGMILSGELVPGSALLQAEMARKLGVSRTPMREAFRLLQEEGLIDAQPDQRARVRAVDPEDLDGVYGARIMLEALAVSVTAKSLTPEDLQRMGEALKRMQELAGDDLPDEWHAAHREFHRIPTQAVGPHLQRMLASLGEHSERYIRLAQLGVPSSWARAHAEHEALLEALRLSDQDEAVRVMARHLARTALNVLADVAPEYEPAATRTALGIAGNGQS
- a CDS encoding cellulase-like family protein, producing MSAQQQPTPGETTGRLAITLWDFSWYTQAGPGEPFADIDRAFAETVERGFNTVRICAMPFLLFSGRVHAPDSIQVRGLGEEFGQRTRWYDVRGGYPLDGRRRLVELFEAAARHDCKVIVSSWEYQQSPSFADTDTWHRALDEVPGPDRAEAVAEGLAGLLDFLTERGLADQVAYVEVHNEVDNCDLVPADGTPGHYARLRGPLERAVKLLQARHPAIPVTYSLGEPWPGELNDLPEQAQIAHFHFYVYGVLGALYEAVGLGHGTEAAPETAAWPTPELAAMLRPDAPAFADYQPDEPWRLAATGIPRELFYAHDWVDPDRWDLWLYENYAAHRQAMRDTLAGWADSVAEFARLRGIPAVLGEGVVGYTPLLTRFEEDAVGKDIAEFVVDRCLAAGFQGVVLTSNAAPHHPMWHTDGDWMRRVNSRITAG
- a CDS encoding fumarylacetoacetate hydrolase family protein, which gives rise to MKFSEWSLVQYRVDDSEKLAVGVSVRGSIVQGPPGTEGLSLMEVLGRWDSLAPLLQEWVPTPSDVIAEARVAPPLTYPGKVLCAGANYWDHCAEMGVEPPDELGDPFFFLKPPTTTVTGPGDPVPLPSYPGARVDWEAELAVVIGRAGRNLSPDQALDHVAGYLAANDISARDRLTAPKPVGKPFTYDWVGHKGQDGFCPLGPGIVPAWQIPDPQNLRIRLSVNGVVKQDSSTAQMMVPTAEVVAAASRLTRLEPGDVILTGTPAGVGAPRGEFLTAGDEVVVEIERIGRLENTVVAS